AAATCTGCCTATATATGTGGTGATGACCCCTATATGGATGCTACTACCTGTTCTCTGTGTAGAAGTGTTTATGCACCTAATAAAACATTCAAGTGGAAGCAGCTGGTACTGATTGCCACAAGAGTTGttggtataacaaaacaacgcCCACCTGACACCTTATTAACCATCTATATACCTTGAACTATTATAAACACAACATGTGACATCGGTGGGTTATAGATAATTTTAAACTTGGCACTGCTCAGTATGTTTGCATTATGTCAAAAACGTTAGTGTGTGCTAAAAACCTTGGTGATATAACTATTCCATCAAAATAGAATAAACAGTGAATAACCATCGTTGAACGTGGAACAGCTGATGGCAGCACCTATCAATATAACCGAGGTACCGGTGGGGAGCCGAGTCGTGCTTAATTGCGACAGCAATGATGACGGCCACAACTTTATGTATTGGATTATTGATTCCAACCAGGTGATTGGCCCTGCTAATCCTTATGATGCCAGGAAAtataaatttgaaattttatcGGGAAAATTACACATTGATGTAAGtgtatacctattatataaaatattttgttacataacattatattctctGTGCTAGTATCTTAAATTCTGGATTGATCAATTTAAgtttgaaatttaattttcagaATGTATCTCCCAATGAGTCTGGGTCCTACATGTGTGTCTCCAAAGAGTTAGAAAAAGGAGCATACAATGTGAGAGAAGTAGAAATGATAGTAAAAGGAGCATTTTCTACTATGGATGCTGTGAAACTGGTTGCCATTGTTATGTccattattgtaataataagcTGTGCTGTGATATATTATCGTTTAAAGAAGGAATGGAGTAAATATGATGGAAGAACAGTTGTTCCAGGTATCAAATATATATTCTATGAAAATTATTCTTACACTATGTCTATAGGTTACTACATCCAGTGAAGTGGAATGGAGCgaaatttgtttatttcattATACTAACTGTCCTCTTACTATAACTTGATTATTTTTACAGTTGATGAAGAAGATGAGGAAGTGGAAGGAGATGAAATATACAACCGTACTACAACCAACATTAGCCAGCAAGCAGCATCAGTTCCAGGCCCAAGTAGGAACCAGTCTTCAGAACATCTACTCTATGGTATTGATAATCAAGGGCTTGACACCGACTTCAACTCAGTGTTTGAAAACATCCAGATAAAATCGCCTCCTAGTTTAATTTAAATCAAGAATCATGCCAACAAAATGGAGTCATATAATTTCAAGACATAATTAGAATAATAAATTACCATACACAAATTATTTATGTGATAGACAGGTaatgtacataaatatttataaggtaaaattcatttttacattttggtaaagtttattgttatgctatacattgttttgtatTCTATGCTATATATCTGAGTATGTTGGAATTCCAACCATAATAGAAGAAATAAAGAACCAAAGGCCAAATACCAAGCTAGAGAACACCAGCAGCAGACTCAAAGAAAGAACATTCCATTGATATAGAGGACAGAAACAGGGGCCATGTAATCACAGGGTTATAATCACCCACATATATACACTAAAACACCTGCTTGTGGTTGCCCAACTGAGCAATCACAAGTAGCTCGAAATTGGggagaaaaaaatatctgatcAGATTCTAATTATATCTACACTGAACTGAACAATAACTACACTGAACAATGTTTGAAGAATATATATAATTGCTATTGTCGCAAAATGTACATACgtgaatgttttataaatagaaGCTGCTGGCAAAGATCCACATTCTCAAAATAAATGATGCATGGTTTATTAAACTTAAGAGAACATTTTACTACTACTATTTGTAGCAATACAAGCAATATGTTAACTTTTAGCTAcacaaaaatatgtatattcgCCGCCAAATCAGTACGTGTATGTTTTGTAAAATAGCATTTTGTATGTATGGACTTATTGTTatgaaattttatattgctGTAAATAGTTTAGaatatagataataaataaggttcacttaaaaatagttttattaagGTATTTAGGTTACAGTAAATAAAAGCTAGATAGTAATTGATGAGGAGGAGGTGTAtactatacctctgcctacctcttcggggatacaggcgtgatacaaTGTTtccaatataaatatttaactaaAGTCTTAGGCAGGAGTAACTTGATCGTCGCTCTTGTTGGCTTGTGATTGTGGGGTCACATCTAAGGTGtcatcttcttcatcatcgccatcAACTTCCATTTCAAATACTCTCACTTTCCTATAGCTTTTCGCTAACACCACCGCAACTTTCCTACCACCTGACACTGCGATACGGTAGCCATCCATTTTGTCGAGAATCTTTGTTACTCCTTGATCCAACAATGGTGATATGTCCCTTCTGCTTATTTTATCAGTAAATACACAAGATTTCGATTTTATGTTGAACTGGGCTGAATTATCCACAGCAATTTTCAGTGGCAGTTGAATGAATATAGAACTGTCACTATTATTTGGGTGACTGGTTAGTACGGACAGGTATTCTGAAGAATAGAACTGCAGATCTAGAACAGCAATGTGTTCCTCATTCAGCAAGTCATTCCCAGTATCTTGTACTAAACATGGAGAAAAATAGTACTTGGTGGCTGTTGAATTACAAGCTTTTTCTTTAATATCTACAGACAAAAAGCATAAACCATCATGTCCTGCAGTAGTATTAACAAATGACAACATGAATCTTCGTTGTGTTGCATCAAATATTTGAGATACCCTTAAATTGTTTTGAAGGTCATCAGACTTATTTtcatagcatctaatattaAACAGTATCGAAAAATATTTCCCAACATCCTTTTCTGTAACATCAAATACCTTATTTATGGCATTTTTCAGAAATTTCTGTTGTTGCACCAGTGAGAAACTTCTGAACTCTGCCATTGAAAATATAGTGTCACTATCCTTAACCAAGCAGGGATTTTCCTTTAGGAACTTATGCCAAGGATTGTCTTCATCATCTGGTAAGATTGTTAAGTCTTGATCTTGTAAATATTGGCCTAATCTTTCTAAGTTGAATTTGACTGGTTTCTCTGATGTACTTTCTGTGCCCTCTGTTTGAACATTGTCAAAATTGTACAAAAACTCTGCAATATGGGTAAGATCTTGTTGTGTTATTTTGACTATTTCACTGGGAGTCTGTTCATCTAGAAGGCGAACTATTACAACAAACAACCATCTGAAAAATGCCTTGTAGTTGCGCATTGAGGAATCGATCACTTGTTGGAGCTCTaggcatttatttaaaaatgcgCAACAAGCTCTTATTGCTTCTGTTACAGTTGTTTCTTCAAGGCCCAAAATCTGAAAAGGTAAAATAAACTGTCAAATGCCTGTGATCTCTGGGGTAGGGTGGCCAAACTCAtaagtaattagaagacaactAGAAGGTTTTTAATACAACTTTGAATACTAAGTTCAAAAATAACTATATGGTTGGTCACAAGTAATCAGCTCATGGCCGATGATATAATAACTAAATACCTTGTATCTGTCAGGAACCCTTGTGAGGCCTCTTAGTTCAGCAAGATAATAGGTCAGACTCTGACCAACAATATTGAGCTGCTTCAAAAccagtttttgtattgttgagTAACTTAGTTCAACAGAACTGCCAAACTTCTTGAGTCCTTTAGCAGTTAATTCTTGTAGTAAGAACAGTTCCAGTTCATCTGATGGTACACCTGGAAAAATACAATACTTCATAAatgtaattaacaataaatagaTAATCACTTTTGACtaagtataaaattatattcaatatttaatttgttattcaaaataattacACACAGTCACATATTGCACGTAGGAATTGTATACCAACCTAACATAAGCAACTCCAACAAATCTGCCGAGACCCCTCCCTCAGGGACTGAAGCAGCATAGTAAGCCATTTTGGTATCCATTTCCAATAAAATATGCTCCCAGGCCTCAGTTATTGAAGTCATGGTCTGATCAAGATAGGACACCAAGTGGACAACCTGGCCATGTCTGTTTGCCACCACAAACATTTCTTCAGCATAAGCTGACAACACACTGGTATTTATTAGAGACACAAACACATTATTAGTGCTCCTGTCTAAATAACAAACTTGCATCAGGCTGAAATCATTAGACAGACAGATATCAAGTACTTTATATTCACCACATTCGTCTTTAGCAACCTGTGCAAGGTGAATTGTTCCATAAGGATATCTTCCAAAGATGCTCATGTAGATGTACCCAGTTCCATAGCCAACTATCAACATATTCAGTTGTGTAGGTTCTTGAATCTCTTTCAAATCTTTCACATTGTCCTCTGGGCTGGGGTTCTTGAATCCACTGCTGAGTGAAGGGGGTTTTTGTAAGAAAATTGAAGGATCGTCCtgtaattcaaattttaaaattattaattgttttgAGAGAAAGAAATATGTAGTATTTAATTtgactacttacataaatattatactcTGTGGCACTTTCCAAATTCCCTTCTCGCACAGCCCAAGTGACACATGTAATACCATAGTGTTTAGTATCATCAAACTCCTCAGACTTTTCCAATTCCAAGTCATATTTATCAAGAACCTCTTTGTCTTCAATATCCACTATGTAAACACTGCCAGAGCTATAACCAATCGCCAGTGCCTAAAAACATTAAGTAGGTTACTTAAGATATCCAACAATAACTAACAAAAAGACAGATTATTTCATTAATGTACCTTTCCGTCAGGGCGCCATGCCATAGCTCGAACAGTAACATTTTCTTTTGGTGGAGGCAGATTCCATACTTTCTGCCAATGAAGCCTGTGTACTTGTACTTCACCTTAAATATAATAGGATTATTAAAAAATGActtaattgaggggaggtctgtgcccagcagtgggacgtatataggctatttatgtatgttatgactTAATTAAATTATCTTTTACTTTACCtacttttactattttataaaC
The genomic region above belongs to Pectinophora gossypiella chromosome 4, ilPecGoss1.1, whole genome shotgun sequence and contains:
- the LOC126366482 gene encoding uncharacterized protein LOC126366482, whose amino-acid sequence is MAAPINITEVPVGSRVVLNCDSNDDGHNFMYWIIDSNQVIGPANPYDARKYKFEILSGKLHIDNVSPNESGSYMCVSKELEKGAYNVREVEMIVKGAFSTMDAVKLVAIVMSIIVIISCAVIYYRLKKEWSKYDGRTVVPVDEEDEEVEGDEIYNRTTTNISQQAASVPGPSRNQSSEHLLYGIDNQGLDTDFNSVFENIQIKSPPSLI
- the LOC126366481 gene encoding anaphase-promoting complex subunit 4, with translation MYHCGMRQMEERHVANQVEHMVWSNRLDLLAISNFKGEVQVHRLHWQKVWNLPPPKENVTVRAMAWRPDGKALAIGYSSGSVYIVDIEDKEVLDKYDLELEKSEEFDDTKHYGITCVTWAVREGNLESATEYNIYDDPSIFLQKPPSLSSGFKNPSPEDNVKDLKEIQEPTQLNMLIVGYGTGYIYMSIFGRYPYGTIHLAQVAKDECGEYKVLDICLSNDFSLMQVCYLDRSTNNVFVSLINTSVLSAYAEEMFVVANRHGQVVHLVSYLDQTMTSITEAWEHILLEMDTKMAYYAASVPEGGVSADLLELLMLGVPSDELELFLLQELTAKGLKKFGSSVELSYSTIQKLVLKQLNIVGQSLTYYLAELRGLTRVPDRYKILGLEETTVTEAIRACCAFLNKCLELQQVIDSSMRNYKAFFRWLFVVIVRLLDEQTPSEIVKITQQDLTHIAEFLYNFDNVQTEGTESTSEKPVKFNLERLGQYLQDQDLTILPDDEDNPWHKFLKENPCLVKDSDTIFSMAEFRSFSLVQQQKFLKNAINKVFDVTEKDVGKYFSILFNIRCYENKSDDLQNNLRVSQIFDATQRRFMLSFVNTTAGHDGLCFLSVDIKEKACNSTATKYYFSPCLVQDTGNDLLNEEHIAVLDLQFYSSEYLSVLTSHPNNSDSSIFIQLPLKIAVDNSAQFNIKSKSCVFTDKISRRDISPLLDQGVTKILDKMDGYRIAVSGGRKVAVVLAKSYRKVRVFEMEVDGDDEEDDTLDVTPQSQANKSDDQVTPA